A region from the Rhodamnia argentea isolate NSW1041297 chromosome 7, ASM2092103v1, whole genome shotgun sequence genome encodes:
- the LOC115737662 gene encoding zinc finger A20 and AN1 domain-containing stress-associated protein 8-like produces MESHNETGCQAPNGPILCINNCGFFGSAATANMCSKCHKDMMLKQEQAQAAASSLESIVKGSSIENGKEPVASEILDLQVGSVDAKVISTELSAGSSSSMDVEAKVNEGPKRCASCQKRVGLTGFSCKCGSLFCAVHRYSDKHDCPFDYRTAARDAIARANPVVKADKLDKI; encoded by the coding sequence ATGGAGTCTCACAATGAGACAGGATGCCAGGCTCCAAATGGCCCAATCCTCTGCATTAACAATTGTGGCTTCTTTGGAAGTGCTGCGACCGCTAATATGTGCTCGAAGTGCCACAAGGACATGATGTTGAAGCAGGAACAGGCACAAGCAGCCGCGTCGTCTCTTGAGAGCATTGTGAAGGGTAGTTCCATTGAAAATGGTAAAGAACCTGTGGCAAGTGAGATTTTGGACTTGCAAGTTGGCTCGGTTGACGCAAAAGTCATTTCAACCGAACTCTCGGCTGGCTCATCTTCAAGCATGGATGTGGAGGCGAAAGTAAATGAGGGTCCTAAAAGGTGTGCCTCCTGCCAAAAGCGGGTTGGATTGACTGGGTTCAGCTGCAAGTGTGGCAGCCTCTTCTGTGCAGTCCACCGCTACTCCGACAAGCATGATTGTCCATTTGATTATAGAACTGCTGCTCGAGACGCCATTGCCAGGGCCAACCCTGTTGTCAAGGCTGACAAGCTCGACAAGATCTAA
- the LOC115737792 gene encoding exo-poly-alpha-D-galacturonosidase, translating into MAVPPPSLLQSALRFLFPFLAVTQWQPPTSPWLQSPLPVHAAAAAASSLSVRDFGAAGDGLHYDTAAIQAAIDACHASAGACRVAFPPGKYLTATVRLKSGVVLDIERGATVLGGTKIGDYPAEFDRWYVILAEGASDVGITGGGVVDGQGMRFVRKFEERKNVMVSWNETGACLGDECRPRLVGFIGCTNVRVWNVSLNQPAYWCLHIVRCVNTSIHDVSIYGDFNTPNNDGIDIEDSNHTVITRCKIDTGDDAICPKTYTGPLYNLIATDCWIRTKSSAIKLGSASWFDFGGLIFDNITIVDSHRGLGVQIRDGGNANDITFSNIKITTRYYDPSWWGRAEPIYITTCPRESWSKEGAVSNIRFINITAISENGVFLSGSKGGQLSNLRFSNVNVTYKRWTSYEGGLVDYRPGCQGLVKHSMAGIIMEHIQGLEIENVNMRWANGRSWEWDNPLDFRPSTVNGISFRDFHSDLNSR; encoded by the exons ATGGCCGTACCTCCTCCTTCGCTCCTCCAATCGGCTCTCCGTTTCCTCTTCCCCTTCCTCGCCGTCACCCAATGGCAGCCGCCCACGTCGCCGTGGCTCCAGTCCCCCCTCCCCGTtcacgccgccgccgccgccgcctcctccctCTCCGTCCGAGACTTCGGAGCCGCCGGCGACGGCCTCCACTACGACACCGCCGCGATCCAGGCCGCCATCGACGCCTGCCACGCCTCCGCCGGCGCCTGCCGCGTCGCCTTCCCCCCGGGGAAGTACCTGACCGCGACGGTCCGGCTCAAGTCCGGCGTGGTGCTGGACATCGAGAGGGGAGCGACGGTGCTCGGGGGCACGAAGATCGGGGACTACCCGGCGGAGTTCGACCGGTGGTACGTGATACTGGCCGAGGGCGCGAGCGACGTTGGGATCACCGGCGGCGGGGTGGTGGACGGGCAGGGGATGAGGTTCGTGAGGAAGTTCGAGGAGAGGAAGAACGTGATGGTCAGCTGGAACGAGACCGGGGCATGCCTGGGCGACGAGTGTAGGCCGAGGCTGGTCGGCTTCATCGGGTGCACGAACGTCCGGGTCTGGAACGTCAGCTTGAATCAGCCCGCTTATTGGTG CTTGCACATAGTACGTTGCGTGAACACGTCGATTCATGATGTTTCCATTTATGGAGATTTCAACACTCCTAATAACGATGGGATCGACATAGAGGATTCGAATCACACGGTTATCACGCGATGCAAGATCGATACAGGAGACGACGCCATCTGTCCGAAGACGTATACGGGTCCTCTGTACAATTTAATAGCTACGGACTGTTGGATCCGAACAAAGTCCTCTGCAATCAAACTTGGTAGCGCAAGCTGGTTTGATTTTGGGGGTCTGATCTTTGACAACATCACTATAGTAGATTCTCACAGAGGACTCGGGGTGCAGATACGTGATGGAG GAAATGCGAATGACATCACCTTCTCAAACATCAAGATCACCACAAGGTACTACGACCCATCATGGTGGGGAAGAGCAGAACCGATCTACATAACAACCTGTCCACGTGAGTCCTGGTCGAAGGAAGGCGCAGTTTCAAACATACGCTTCATCAACATCACCGCCATTTCAGAAAACGGTGTGTTCCTCTCAGGTTCCAAGGGTGGGCAACTGAGCAATCTGAGATTTAGTAATGTGAACGTGACTTACAAAAGGTGGACAAGTTATGAGGGAGGATTGGTCGACTACAGACCCGGATGCCAAGGGCTGGTGAAGCACAGCATGGCCGGGATCATCATGGAACACATCCAAGGTTTGGAAATTGAGAACGTGAACATGAGATGGGCTAATGGGAGATCTTGGGAGTGGGACAATCCTCTGGATTTCAGGCCCTCAACCGTGAACGGCATATCTTTCCGCGACTTCCACTCGGATTTGAACAGTCGATGA
- the LOC115737827 gene encoding 3,9-dihydroxypterocarpan 6A-monooxygenase-like, with protein MAIASSNDVFYYFLFLVWFLTALLVHSLVKAWFKLKPRSKIPLPPSPPSLPFLGHLHLIGSVLPKSLQGLACKHGSLMRLRLGASSCVVASSASIAREMLKTQELNFSSRPEFGSSEHFIYRGSRFIMAPYGDYWRFMKKLTMTRLLAVPQLERFLYVREEEVERLVGSVIESARRGTASDLSKELTTFTNNVICRMVMSTRCSGTANGAKDIHKLVKTCLKLAGKLSAGDVLGPLRWLDFSGNGKKLEATLWEFNRIVEQVMNEHEEKLVSGSVTERKDLMDILLETHNDPTAEMKITRKDMKSFILDLFMAGTDTSSTAMQWAMAELINRPEAFRKLRDEINSVVGPTRLVRESDVPNLPYLRAVIKETLRLHPSAPIILRECGEDCSVDGCLVEAKSRVLVNVYAIMRDPEIWTDPDEFVPERFLESSDEKIGEHQMEFKGQNFRYLPFGSGRRGCAGASLAMLMMHPAVGSLVQCFDWKMMEGEEAVDMSLGPGFGAEMAKPLVCYPIVHVNPFGHVMRK; from the exons ATGGCCATAGCCAGTTCAAATGATGTCTTCTACTACTTCCTCTTCCTCGTCTGGTTCCTCACCGCACTCCTAGTCCATTCCCTCGTCAAAGCATGGTTCAAGCTCAAGCCTCGCTCCAAGATCCCGCTCCCACCGAGCCCTCCTTCTCTCCCCTTCCTCGGCCACCTCCACTTGATCGGCTCCGTCCTCCCCAAATCCTTGCAAGGACTCGCCTGCAAACATGGCTCACTCATGCGCCTCCGCCTCGGGGCGTCCTCGTGTGTCGTCGCCTCTAGCGCCTCCATTGCGAGGGAGATGCTCAAAACCCAAGAGCTCAACTTTTCGTCGAGGCCTGAGTTTGGGTCCTCGGAGCACTTCATCTACAGGGGGTCGCGCTTCATCATGGCGCCATACGGGGACTACTGGCGGTTCATGAAGAAGCTGACCATGACGAGGCTCCTTGCCGTCCCTCAGCTCGAAAGGTTCCTCTATGTCCGCGAGGAGGAGGTCGAGAGGCTTGTCGGGTCAGTGATCGAGAGTGCCAGACGAGGGACGGCATCGGACCTGAGCAAGGAGCTTACGACTTTCACAAACAACGTGATCTGCCGGATGGTGATGAGCACACGGTGCTCGGGGACTGCGAACGGCGCAAAGGACATCCACAAGCTTGTGAAGACGTGTCTGAAGCTCGCGGGGAAGCTGAGCGCTGGCGATGTGTTGGGGCCTCTCAGGTGGCTCGATTTTTCTGGGAACGGGAAGAAGCTCGAGGCGACGCTGTGGGAATTCAACCGGATCGTCGAGCAGGTGATGAACGAGCATGAAGAGAAGCTGGTCAGTGGATCAGTTACAGAGAGGAAGGATCTCATGGACATCTTGTTGGAGACACACAACGATCCAACTGCTGAAATGAAGATAACTAGAAAGGACATGAAATCCTTTATCCTG GATCTCTTCATGGCGGGCACAGATACCTCGTCGACCGCCATGCAGTGGGCCATGGCGGAGCTCATCAACCGTCCGGAAGCCTTCAGGAAGCTGCGGGACGAGATCAACTCCGTTGTTGGGCCCACACGGCTAGTCAGAGAGTCGGATGTCCCGAACTTGCCCTACCTTCGAGCTGTCATCAAAGAGACCCTAAGGCTCCACCCATCCGCACCCATAATCCTCAGGGAGTGCGGAGAGGATTGCTCAGTTGACGGTTGCCTCGTGGAGGCCAAATCGAGGGTCCTAGTCAACGTCTATGCAATCATGAGGGACCCGGAGATATGGACCGACCCTGACGAGTTTGTGCCCGAGAGGTTCCTAGAAAGTTCGGACGAGAAAATCGGGGAGCATCAGATGGAGTTCAAGGGTCAGAACTTCAGGTACTTGCCGTTTGGGAGCGGACGGCGAGGGTGCGCCGGAGCATCGCTTGCGATGCTGATGATGCACCCGGCTGTTGGGTCGCTGGTTCAGTGCTTTGATTGGAAGATGATGGAGGGAGAGGAGGCCGTCGATATGAGCCTTGGGCCAGGATTCGGGGCGGAGATGGCTAAGCCGCTAGTGTGTTACCCCATCGTGCATGTTaatccatttggccatgtgatgaggAAGTAA
- the LOC115737828 gene encoding 3,9-dihydroxypterocarpan 6A-monooxygenase: protein MAIVSANDVFYVFLFLVWFLTVLLVHSLIKACFKLKPRSKIPPPPSPPALPFLGHLHLIGPILPKSLQGLARNHGPLIRLRLGASSCVVASSASVARELFKTQELNFSSRPEFGSSEHFIYRGSRFIMAPYGDYWRFMKKLCMTRLLAVPQLESFLDVREEEVERLVRSVIESARGGKVSDLSKELTTFTNNVICRMVMSTRCSGTANDAKEINKLLKACLELAGKLSVGDVLGPLRWFDFSGNGKKLEAALGEFDRIVERIMKEHEEKLISGAVTERKDLMDILLETHNDPTAEMKITRKDMKSFILDLFMAGTDTSSAAMQWAMAELINLPEAFKKLRDEINSVVGPTRLVRESDIPNLPYLRAVIRETLRLHPSAPIIIRECREDCSVNSYLVEAKSRVLINVYAIMRDPEIWTNPDEFLPERFLESSGEKIGEHQMEFKGQNFRYLPFGSGRRGCAGASLAMQVMHPAIGSLVQCFDWKMMEGEEAVDLSHGPGFAAEMAKPLVCYPIVHANPLAN, encoded by the exons ATGGCCATAGTCAGTGCAAATGATGTCTTCTACGTCTTTCTCTTCCTCGTCTGGTTCCTCACCGTCCTCCTAGTCCACTCCCTCATCAAAGCATGCTTCAAGCTCAAGCCTCGCTCCAAGATCCCACCCCCACCAAGCCCCCCGGCTCTCCCCTTCCTCGGCCACCTCCACTTGATCGGCCCCATCCTCCCCAAATCCTTGCAAGGACTCGCCCGCAACCATGGCCCGCTCATCCGCCTCCGCCTCGGGGCGTCCTCATGCGTTGTCGCCTCGAGTGCCTCTGTTGCGAGGGAGTTATTCAAAACCCAAGAGCTCAACTTCTCCTCGAGGCCCGAGTTCGGGTCCTCGGAGCACTTCATCTACAGGGGGTCGCGCTTCATCATGGCGCCGTACGGCGACTACTGGCGATTCATGAAGAAGCTGTGCATGACGAGGCTCCTTGCCGTCCCTCAGCTCGAAAGTTTCCTCGACGTCCGCGAGGAGGAGGTCGAGAGGCTCGTCAGGTCGGTGATCGAGAGCGCAAGAGGAGGGAAGGTATCGGACCTGAGCAAGGAGCTTACGACTTTCACAAACAACGTGATCTGCCGGATGGTGATGAGCACGCGTTGCTCGGGGACTGCGAACGACGCAAAGGAGATCAACAAGCTTTTGAAGGCTTGTCTGGAGCTCGCAGGGAAGCTGAGCGTCGGGGATGTGTTGGGGCCTCTCAGGTGGTTCGATTTTTCTGGGAATGGGAAGAAGCTTGAGGCGGCGCTAGGGGAATTCGATCGGATCGTTGAGCGGATAATGAAGGAGCATGAAGAGAAGCTGATCAGTGGAGCAGTTACAGAGAGGAAGGATCTCATGGACATCTTGTTGGAGACTCACAACGACCCAACTGCTGAAATGAAGATAACTAGAAAGGACATGAAATCCTTTATTCTG GATCTCTTCATGGCGGGCACAGATACCTCGTCGGCGGCCATGCAGTGGGCCATGGCAGAGCTCATCAACCTCCCGGAAGCCTTCAAGAAGCTGCGGGATGAGATCAACTCCGTCGTTGGGCCGACTAGGCTAGTCAGAGAGTCGGACATCCCGAACTTGCCCTACCTTCGAGCCGTCATCAGAGAGACCCTAAGGCTGCATCCATCGGCGCCCATAATTATCAGGGAGTGCAGAGAGGACTGCTCGGTCAACAGTTACCTAGTGGAGGCCAAATCGAGGGTCCTCATCAACGTCTACGCAATCATGCGGGATCCGGAGATATGGACCAACCCTGACGAGTTCTTGCCCGAGAGGTTCCTAGAGAGTTCGGGCGAGAAAATCGGGGAGCATCAGATGGAGTTCAAGGGTCAGAACTTCAGGTACTTGCCGTTCGGGAGCGGGAGGCGAGGGTGTGCTGGAGCATCGCTCGCGATGCAGGTGATGCACCCGGCTATCGGGTCGCTAGTTCAGTGCTTTGATTGGAAGATGATGGAAGGAGAGGAGGCCGTCGATTTGAGCCATGGGCCGGGATTCGCGGCGGAGATGGCTAAACCGCTGGTGTGCTACCCCATCGTGCATGCCAATCCATTGGCCAATTGA